The Kineothrix sp. MB12-C1 genome includes a window with the following:
- a CDS encoding KH domain-containing protein: MKELVEVIAKALVDNPDEVVVTEKEEGRNVVVELHVAQTDMGKIIGKQGRIAKAIRSVVKAASSKDNKKVDVEIV; encoded by the coding sequence ATGAAGGAATTAGTTGAAGTAATTGCAAAAGCACTTGTTGACAATCCGGATGAGGTTGTGGTAACTGAGAAGGAAGAGGGCAGAAATGTCGTTGTTGAACTTCACGTTGCACAGACCGATATGGGAAAAATAATCGGCAAACAGGGAAGAATTGCAAAAGCGATTCGTTCCGTTGTCAAGGCAGCATCATCCAAAGACAATAAGAAAGTGGATGTAGAAATCGTTTAA
- the ffh gene encoding signal recognition particle protein: protein MAFESLTDKLQNVFKNLRSKGRLTEEDVKAALKEVKMALLEADVNFKVVKQFIKSVEERAVGADVMNGLNPGQMVIKIVNEEMVTLMGSETTEIKMQPGKAITVLMMCGLQGAGKTTTTAKIAGKLKLKSKKPLLVACDIYRPAAIKQLQINGEKQGVDVFSMGDNHSPVDIAKASIEHANKNGHNVVILDTAGRLHIDEDMMAELQAIKENIEVHQTLLVVDAMTGQDAVNVAKEFDEKIHIDGVVLSKMDGDTRGGAALSVKTVTGKPILFVGMGEKLSDLEQFYPDRMASRILGMGDVLTLIDKVQANLDIDEGKEKEMAARMKKGKFDFNDYLESMKQMKNMGGLSSILGMMPGMGKQLGDIESMVDEKQLARMEAIVLSMTHAERENPKLLNLSRKSRIARGAGVDIAVVNRFIKQFEQSQKMMKQMPGMLGGKKGKGMFGGMKFPF, encoded by the coding sequence ATGGCATTTGAAAGTTTGACGGACAAATTGCAGAATGTATTCAAAAATTTAAGAAGCAAGGGCCGTTTAACTGAGGAGGACGTAAAAGCAGCCTTAAAGGAAGTAAAAATGGCGCTTTTAGAAGCGGATGTAAACTTTAAGGTAGTTAAGCAATTTATAAAGTCCGTAGAAGAACGAGCAGTTGGTGCTGATGTGATGAATGGCCTTAATCCCGGGCAGATGGTCATTAAGATCGTAAACGAAGAAATGGTAACTCTGATGGGTTCCGAGACGACGGAGATTAAGATGCAGCCGGGGAAAGCGATAACCGTTCTCATGATGTGCGGTTTGCAGGGTGCCGGTAAGACGACTACGACAGCGAAAATTGCAGGTAAATTAAAGCTGAAAAGTAAAAAGCCTCTGTTAGTGGCTTGCGATATTTATCGTCCTGCGGCTATTAAGCAGTTACAGATTAACGGAGAGAAACAAGGCGTAGATGTTTTTTCCATGGGGGACAATCATAGTCCTGTGGATATTGCGAAAGCTTCTATCGAACACGCGAATAAGAACGGACATAATGTAGTGATTCTCGATACTGCCGGTCGTCTTCATATCGATGAGGATATGATGGCAGAGCTTCAAGCGATAAAAGAAAACATAGAAGTACATCAAACACTTCTTGTTGTAGACGCTATGACCGGACAGGATGCGGTTAATGTAGCGAAAGAATTCGATGAAAAGATTCATATAGATGGTGTTGTATTATCGAAGATGGATGGCGATACCAGAGGTGGTGCTGCTCTTTCTGTAAAAACAGTGACCGGTAAGCCGATTCTCTTTGTAGGTATGGGAGAGAAGCTTTCCGATCTGGAGCAATTTTATCCCGACCGTATGGCGAGTCGGATTCTGGGAATGGGCGATGTACTTACATTAATCGATAAGGTACAGGCCAATCTGGATATCGATGAAGGCAAAGAAAAAGAAATGGCTGCCCGTATGAAAAAGGGTAAGTTCGACTTCAATGATTATCTGGAAAGTATGAAACAAATGAAAAATATGGGTGGCCTTTCCAGTATTCTTGGAATGATGCCTGGCATGGGAAAACAACTTGGCGATATCGAATCCATGGTGGATGAGAAGCAGCTTGCCAGAATGGAAGCAATTGTGCTGAGTATGACGCACGCAGAGAGAGAGAACCCGAAGCTCCTTAACTTAAGCAGAAAAAGTCGTATTGCAAGAGGTGCAGGAGTGGATATTGCGGTGGTGAACCGATTTATAAAACAGTTCGAACAATCGCAGAAGATGATGAAGCAAATGCCCGGAATGCTGGGCGGAAAAAAAGGAAAAGGTATGTTCGGCGGTATGAAATTCCCGTTTTGA
- the rimM gene encoding ribosome maturation factor RimM (Essential for efficient processing of 16S rRNA), with protein sequence MDDKLRVGVISSTHGIKGEVKVFPTTDEPTRFKKMKQVILDTGKEESILTIEGVKFFKQFVILKFEGIDNINDVEKYKGKELYVTRENAQRLGKNEYFIGDLIGMTVIEDTGRNLGILEEVLLTGANDVYQVRMESDEELLIPAIKQCILSVDMEKKEMTVHLLEGLLP encoded by the coding sequence ATGGACGATAAGCTGAGAGTTGGGGTTATTTCTTCAACACATGGAATCAAGGGGGAAGTTAAGGTATTTCCTACGACAGATGAACCAACACGGTTCAAGAAAATGAAACAGGTTATTTTGGATACCGGAAAAGAAGAGAGTATTCTTACGATAGAAGGCGTTAAGTTTTTTAAACAATTCGTAATTTTAAAATTTGAGGGAATTGATAATATCAACGATGTCGAGAAGTATAAAGGAAAAGAGCTGTATGTGACAAGGGAGAACGCACAGCGGCTTGGCAAAAATGAATATTTCATCGGGGATTTAATCGGAATGACTGTGATAGAGGATACGGGAAGGAATCTGGGTATTTTGGAAGAGGTTCTGTTAACCGGAGCAAATGATGTCTACCAGGTAAGAATGGAAAGCGATGAAGAATTACTTATTCCGGCGATTAAGCAGTGTATCCTTTCTGTAGATATGGAGAAAAAAGAGATGACAGTACATTTGCTGGAGGGACTGCTTCCATGA
- the rpsP gene encoding 30S ribosomal protein S16, giving the protein MAVKIRLRRMGQKKAPFYRIIVADSRSPRDGRFIEEIGTYDPTTDPSSYKVNEELAKKWLSNGAQPTEVVSKIFKLAGITK; this is encoded by the coding sequence ATGGCAGTTAAAATCAGATTAAGAAGAATGGGTCAGAAGAAAGCTCCTTTCTATAGAATCATTGTAGCGGATTCCCGCTCTCCCAGAGATGGAAGATTCATCGAAGAAATCGGAACTTATGATCCTACTACAGATCCGAGCAGCTACAAAGTTAACGAAGAGTTAGCGAAAAAATGGTTGTCCAATGGAGCACAACCGACAGAAGTTGTTAGCAAGATTTTCAAATTGGCAGGTATTACAAAATAA